GGTACCGATCGTAGCCCTCGTCCTCGAGACGCTCGGCGAGCTCCTTGCCACCCTGCTCGGCGACCTTGCCGTCGACGAAGACGTGCACGAAGTCGGGCTGGATGTAGCGCAGGATGCGCGTGTAGTGCGTGATGAGCAGCACGCCCATGTCGGTCTTGCCCTTCACGCGGTTCACGCCCTCGCTGACGATGCGCAGCGCGTCGACGTCGAGGCCCGAGTCGGTCTCGTCGAGCACCGCGAGCCTCGGCTGCAGCAGCTCGAGCTGCAGGATCTCGTGGCGCTTCTTCTCGCCGCCCGAGAAGCCCTCGTTGACGTTGCGCTCCGAGAACGACGAGTCCATGCGCAGCTCGCCCATCGCCTCGCGCACCGACGAGATCCACGGACGCAGCTGGGGAGCCTCGCCGTCGATCGCCGTCTTGGCGGTGCGGAGGAAGTTCGACACCGTCACGCCCGGGATCTCCACGGGGTACTGCATGGCGAGGAACACGCCGGCGCGGGCGCGCTCGTCGACCGACATCTCGAGCACGTCCTGGCCGTCGAACGTGATCGAGCCGCCGTCGACCTGATAGCGGGGGTGGCCGGCGATCGTGTACGCGAGCGTCGACTTGCCCGAGCCGTTCGGGCCCATGACCGCGTGGATCTCGCCCGAGTTGATCGTCAGGTCGACGCCCTTGAGGATGGGCTTTGAGCCCTCCTGAGTCTCGATCGAGACCTGCAGGTCCTTGATCTCCAGGGTGCTCACGTCAGCTCCTTACCGTCGGCCATGAGGCCGGACACGTCGATGGGGTTCGTCACGTCGACGAGCACGTCGTCGCCGTCGATCGTCACCGGATACACCGGCACCGGCTCGTACGCCGGGAGGTTGAGGGGTCGGCCCGTGTGCAGCGAGAACTGCGATCCGTGGGCCCAGCACTCGAGGGTGTCGTTCTCGACGAAGCCCTCGGACAGCGAGATGTCGCCGTGGGTGCAGCGATCGCCGAGCGCGTGGATCTGGCCCGCCGAGTCGCGCACGATCGACACGGCGATGCCGTCGATCTCGACCTTGCGCGGCTCGGACGTGGAGATCTCGCTCGCCGAGCAGGCGCGCGTCGCGGTCATGCCCCCGCCCGCGACGCGGGCGCGAGGCCGGCGCCGCGTGCGATCTCGGCCTCGATGTCGGCGGCGAGCCGCTCCTCGAGGGCCGGGATGCCGATGCGCTGCACGATCTCCATGAGGAAGCCGACCACGACGAGGCGTCGCGCCTGCTCCTCGGGGATGCCGCGAGCCTGCAGGTAGAACAGCTGCTCGTCGTCGAAGCGACCCGTCGCCGATGCGTGGCCCGCGCCGGCGATGTCGCCCGTCTCGATCTCGAGGTTCGGGATCGAGTCGGCACGCGTGCCGTCGGTGAGCACGAGGTTCTGGTTCTTCTCGTACGAGTCGGTGCCCGTGGCGTCCTGGCCGATGAGCACGTCGCCGATCCAGACCGTGCGTGCGCCCTCGCCCTGCAGCGCGCCCTTGTAGAGCACGTCGCCCTTCGTCGAGACGCCCTCGTGGTGCATGTAGACCTGCGACTCGAGGTGCTGGCCGGCGTCGGCGAACGCGAGGCCGAGCATGTCGCCCTCGGAGCCCTCGCCCGCGAGGCGCATCGACGGGTTGACGCGCACCGCGCCGCCGCCGAACGTCACGACGATGTGCTTGAGGTACGCGCCGGCGCCGACGACCGCCTGGTGGGCGGAGGCGTGCACGGCCGTGTCGTCCCACTCCTGCACGGAGACGACCGTGAGGCGGGCGCCGTCGCGCACGAGGATCTCGACGTTCTGCGCGTACGCAGCTGAGCCGGAGTGCTCGAGCACGATCGTCGCGTCGCTGCCCGGCAGGGCCTCGAGCACGATGTGCGCGTTCGCGTGCCGGCCCTCGCCCTGCCCCGCGATGCGGGCGACGAGCGGCTCGGCGACGGTCTCGCCCTCGGGGATGCGCACGTGCAGCGCGTTGGCGCAGCGCTTCCACGCGATGGCGGCGACGACGTCCTCGGGCTCGAAGATCTCGCCGCGCGGCGCCACGTCGTGGCCCGTCGACTCGACGAGGTACGACTCGATCGCATCCACGTCGTAGGTGACGGCGAGGTCGTCGCCGACCTCGGTCTCCTCGTCGACGAACAGCGGCGCGAGACGGCGCACGTCGGACAGCTTCCAGTTGACCTCGCGGCCCGTGGGCGTGCCGAAGTCCTCGGGCTCGAACGACGTGGGTCGCTCGGAGCGGGTCTGGACGGGGACGAAGGGGGTGCTCTCCACCACGGTCATCAGCCGACGGATCCTTCCATGCTCATCTCGATGAGCTTGTTGAGCTCGAGCGCGTACTCCATGGGCAGCTCGCGAGCGATGGGCTCGATGAAGCCGCGGACGATCATCGCCATGGCCTCGTCCTCGGGCATGCCGCGGCTCATGAGGTAGAACAGCTGCTCCTCGGAGACCTTCGAGACCGTGGCCTCGTGGCCGAGCACGACGTCGTCGACGCGGATGTCGATCGCCGGGTACGTGTCGGAGCGCGAGATCGTGTCGACGAGCAGCGCGTCGCAGCGCACGGTGTTGGCCGAGTGGTGCGCGTTCGCATCCACCCGCACCTCGCCGCGGTAGCCCGCACGACCGCCGCCGCGGGCGATCGACTTCGAGACGATCGACGACGTCGTGTGCGGCGCCATGTGGATCATCTTCGCGCCGGCGTCCTGGTGCTGGCCGGGGCCCGCGAACGCGACCGAGAGCGTCTCGCCCTTCGCACGCTCGCCCGCGAGGTAGATCGACGGGTACTTCATCGTCACCTTCGAGCCGATGTTGCCGTCGATCCACTCCATCGTCGCGCCCTCGTGCGCGATCGCACGCTTGGTGACGAGGTTGTAGACGTTGTTCGACCAGTTCTGGATCGTCGTGTAGCGAACGCGGGCGTCCTTCTTCACGATGATCTCGACGACGGCCGAGTGCAGCGAGTCGGACGAGTAGATCGGGGCCGTGCAGCCCTCGATGTAGTGCACGTACGAGCCCTCGTCGGCGATGATGAGCGTGCGCTCGAACTGGCCCATGTTCTCGGTGTTGATGCGGAAGTAGGCCTGCAGCGGGATCTCGACGTGCACGCCCTTCGGCACGTACACGAACGAGCCGCCCGACCACACGGCCGTGTTCAGCGCGGCGAACTTGTTGTCGCCGGAGGGGATGACCGAGCCGAAGTACTCCTCGAAGAACTCCGGGTGCTCCTTGAGGGCCGTGTCGGTGTCCATGAAGATGACGCCCTGGTCCTCCAGCTCCTTCTGGATGGAGTGGTAGACGACCTCGGACTCGTACTGCGCGGCGACGCCGGCGACGAGGCGAGCGCGCTCGGCCTCGGGGATGCCGAGGCGGTCGTACGTGTTGCGGATGTCCTCGGGGAGGTCCTCCCACGTCTGCGCCTGCTTCTCGCTCGAGCGCACGAAGTACTTGATGTTGTCGAAGTCGATGCCCGACAGGTCGGCACCCCACGTGGGCATGGGCTTGCGCTCGAAGAGCTGCAGCGCCTTCAGGCGACGCTCGCGCATCCACGCCGGCTCGCTCTTCAGGTCGGAGATCTCCTCGACGACCTGCGGGTTGATGCCGCGCTTGGCGATCGCACCCGCCGCATCCGAATCGTGCCAGCCGAACTCGTACTGGCCGAGCCCCTCCAGCTCCGGTCGGTCGATCAGCACATCTGCCATCGCTCCCCCTCACCTCTTCGAAGTCTGCAAACGGATGGGACCACCTCGCCATTCCGCGCACACCGACGAGCGGTGGCAGACTGGGAGGGCTGGTGGGCGCAGCCCGAACGGGCGTCATCCGTGTCCCCAGCCTATCGTGACCCGCCCATGCGCACGGGACCCCATTGCGCTGAGAGAGAGCACCGTGACCCGCGGCATCCGCATCGCCAGCGTCGCCACCCTCGTGACGCAGATCCTCATCGTCGGCACGGGCGGCGCCGTGCGCCTCACCGGCTCGGGCCTCGGCTGCACGACGTGGCCGAACTGCACCCCCGAGTCGTTCGTGCCCGTCGCCGAGCAGGGCGTCCACGGCATCATCGAGTTCTCGAATCGCGTCATGGGCGGCGTCGTGCTGCTCGTCGCGGCGATCATGCTCGTGCTCGCGATCGTGCACCGTCGCAGGCACCCCGGCGTGCTGCCGCTCGCGATCGCCATCGTCGTCGGCACGATCGCGCAGGCGCTCATCGGCGCCGTCGTCGTGTTCCTGCACCTGCGGCCCGACACCGTCGGCATCCACTTCTCGCTGTCTGCGCTGCTCGTGGGCGTCGCGGCCTGGATGGCGTGGCGCGTGTTCCGCGGTCGACGTGCGCGCTGGGGCGGCACGCTCGCGCAGCGCGCCCTCATGCTCGCGACGGCGGTCATGGTTCCCGTCGTCGTGTACGTCGGCATCCTCACGACGGGCTCGGGCCCGCACGCCGGCGACGGCGGCGCAGCGCGCAACGGCCTCGATCCCGCGCTCATGCAGCACGTGCACGCGTTCCCCGCCTACGCGCTGCTCGCCCTGGCGATCGGGCTCGTGCTCGTCGGCTGGCGCCTGCGACCCTTCGGCATCTGGGCCGGCACGCTGCTCGCGCTGCTCGTGACGCAGGCGACGATCGGCATCGTGCAGTCGAACCTCGGCCTGCCGATCGCGCTCGTCGGCTCGCACATGGTGCTGTCCGTCATGATCGTCGCCGCGACCGTCGTCGCCGCCCTCTCGCTGCGCGTGCCTGCCGCAGCGGGCGTCGAGGTCGACGACGTGCGGGAGACCGTGACCGCCTGAGCGGCGCCGATCCGGCAGGATCGACCCCATGAGCATGCGACTGGGCGTCCTCGACGTCGGCTCCAACACCGTGCACCTGCTCGTCGTCGACGCGGGGCCCGGTGGGCGACCCATCCCCCACCAGTCGCACAAGGTGACGATGCGCCTCATGCGCTACCTCGTCGACGGCGCGATCAGCGACGAGGGCCAGGAGGCGCTCATCGCCGCGATCCGCGAGTGCGTGGAGGTCGCGGAGTCGGTGGGGCTCGAGCAGCTGCTCGTCGTCGCGACGTCGGCGGTGCGCGAGGCCGAGAACGGCGAGGCCGTCATCGCGCGCATCGAGGCGGAGACGGGCGTCGAGCTCGACATCCTCTCCGGCGAGGACGAGGCGCGCCTCACGTTCCTCGCCGTGCGCCGCTGGTTCGGCTGGGCCGCCGGGCGCATCCTGCTGCTCGACATC
The sequence above is a segment of the Agrococcus jejuensis genome. Coding sequences within it:
- the sufB gene encoding Fe-S cluster assembly protein SufB, with amino-acid sequence MADVLIDRPELEGLGQYEFGWHDSDAAGAIAKRGINPQVVEEISDLKSEPAWMRERRLKALQLFERKPMPTWGADLSGIDFDNIKYFVRSSEKQAQTWEDLPEDIRNTYDRLGIPEAERARLVAGVAAQYESEVVYHSIQKELEDQGVIFMDTDTALKEHPEFFEEYFGSVIPSGDNKFAALNTAVWSGGSFVYVPKGVHVEIPLQAYFRINTENMGQFERTLIIADEGSYVHYIEGCTAPIYSSDSLHSAVVEIIVKKDARVRYTTIQNWSNNVYNLVTKRAIAHEGATMEWIDGNIGSKVTMKYPSIYLAGERAKGETLSVAFAGPGQHQDAGAKMIHMAPHTTSSIVSKSIARGGGRAGYRGEVRVDANAHHSANTVRCDALLVDTISRSDTYPAIDIRVDDVVLGHEATVSKVSEEQLFYLMSRGMPEDEAMAMIVRGFIEPIARELPMEYALELNKLIEMSMEGSVG
- a CDS encoding COX15/CtaA family protein, with amino-acid sequence MTRGIRIASVATLVTQILIVGTGGAVRLTGSGLGCTTWPNCTPESFVPVAEQGVHGIIEFSNRVMGGVVLLVAAIMLVLAIVHRRRHPGVLPLAIAIVVGTIAQALIGAVVVFLHLRPDTVGIHFSLSALLVGVAAWMAWRVFRGRRARWGGTLAQRALMLATAVMVPVVVYVGILTTGSGPHAGDGGAARNGLDPALMQHVHAFPAYALLALAIGLVLVGWRLRPFGIWAGTLLALLVTQATIGIVQSNLGLPIALVGSHMVLSVMIVAATVVAALSLRVPAAAGVEVDDVRETVTA
- the sufD gene encoding Fe-S cluster assembly protein SufD yields the protein MTVVESTPFVPVQTRSERPTSFEPEDFGTPTGREVNWKLSDVRRLAPLFVDEETEVGDDLAVTYDVDAIESYLVESTGHDVAPRGEIFEPEDVVAAIAWKRCANALHVRIPEGETVAEPLVARIAGQGEGRHANAHIVLEALPGSDATIVLEHSGSAAYAQNVEILVRDGARLTVVSVQEWDDTAVHASAHQAVVGAGAYLKHIVVTFGGGAVRVNPSMRLAGEGSEGDMLGLAFADAGQHLESQVYMHHEGVSTKGDVLYKGALQGEGARTVWIGDVLIGQDATGTDSYEKNQNLVLTDGTRADSIPNLEIETGDIAGAGHASATGRFDDEQLFYLQARGIPEEQARRLVVVGFLMEIVQRIGIPALEERLAADIEAEIARGAGLAPASRAGA
- a CDS encoding non-heme iron oxygenase ferredoxin subunit, yielding MTATRACSASEISTSEPRKVEIDGIAVSIVRDSAGQIHALGDRCTHGDISLSEGFVENDTLECWAHGSQFSLHTGRPLNLPAYEPVPVYPVTIDGDDVLVDVTNPIDVSGLMADGKELT
- the sufC gene encoding Fe-S cluster assembly ATPase SufC translates to MSTLEIKDLQVSIETQEGSKPILKGVDLTINSGEIHAVMGPNGSGKSTLAYTIAGHPRYQVDGGSITFDGQDVLEMSVDERARAGVFLAMQYPVEIPGVTVSNFLRTAKTAIDGEAPQLRPWISSVREAMGELRMDSSFSERNVNEGFSGGEKKRHEILQLELLQPRLAVLDETDSGLDVDALRIVSEGVNRVKGKTDMGVLLITHYTRILRYIQPDFVHVFVDGKVAEQGGKELAERLEDEGYDRYLKAGV